From Streptomyces sp. SAI-135:
GGTACGTCACCTCGTGGCAGCTGATGTGCAGCTCCAGCTCGGCCGGCCCGCCGTCGGCCCGCGAGGCCGCCGGGTCGAGCGTCCAGCTGAAGTCCTTCCACAGCAGCTGATGCCCGAACGGCACCTGGTAGGCGCCGTGGGAGAGCAGCGGCAGCGTCTGGCGCACCGTCTCGCTCAGCAGCAGCGGGTCGTACAGGCCCAGGCGGCTGACGTAGAACCGGTGCTCGGCGGGCCAGGCGGCGGTCACCGTGAAGGTGTCGGGGCCGGTCCGCCGCCAGCTGCGCAGGAGCATCTCGTCCTGGTTCGTCTTGTGCGTGTGATCGGCCGAAACCATCTCAAAACGACTCGTGAGGCTGTGCTGGGCAAGGTCGATGCTCATGGTGTTCCCCCAGGTGCGGTGACGTCCGAATTGGGCACGCGCAAGTGAATCGACGCCGCCGGCGGTGACAAGGCGGCCTCGACGTGAATAAAATAGAGGTCGTTCTTTTTGTTTGTCTACAGGTACGAGGAGTCTGCCGATGGCACGACAACGGCAGGAGCGCGCGGAGCGGACGCGGGCCGCGCTCATCCGCGCGGCCGCGGAGATGTTCGACCAGGTCGGCTACCACGGAGCGGGTCTCAACGCGATCCTGCGCAGAGCCGAGACCACAACCGGAGCCATGTACTTCCACTTCAAGTCGAAGGAGGAACTGGCCCGGGCGGTCATCGTCGAACAGGCCGCCGAGCTGAAGTGGCCCACCGGGAAGCAGGGCCTGCAGCAGCTCATCGACGTGTGCCAGTACCTGGCCGTGGAGATGCGCTCCAACGTCCTGTTCCGCGCCGGCGTCCGGCTCGCCGTCGAGCAGAGCGAGGTGAACCTGCTCAACTACTCGATCTACGACTGGTGGGCCGAGCAGTTCCGCACCCACCTCGCCGAGGCCCGTGACCTGGGCCAGCTGCGCCCGGAGGTCGACGAGGCCGCGTTCGCCCAGGTGATCGTCGCCGCGTACACCGGTACGCAGATCATGTCGCGGCTCTCCAGCGCCCGCGGCGACCTGCCCGAACGCATAGAGAGCATGCTGCGCTGCCTGCTGCCGGCCCTCGCGCCCCCGGAGGTCGTCGCCACGCTGGAGTTCCCGGAGAACAGCGGTGCCCCCGAGGTGCCGCAGGACGCGGACGAGGCGGAGGAGACCGTTTCATGAGACCGCTGCGGGTGCTGCTGACCGGTGCCACGGGCTTCGTCGGCGGGGCGGTGCTGAACCGGCTGCTGCGCGAACGGGCGGACGGCCGGAACCTGGAGGTGCGGGCCCTCGTCCGCACCCCGCCGGCCGAGCAGCAGGCGGGCGTGGAGTGGCGGCCCGCGGACCTCTCGGATCCCGCGTCGCTCGACGGGGCGGCGGACGGGGTGGACGTCCTCGTCCACCTCGCCGCCCGCGTCGACGGCACGCAGCACGAGTGCGAGCGGACCAACATCGGCGGCACCCGGGCCGTCGTCGGGGAGGCCCGGCGGGCCGGGGTGCGGCGCATCGTGCACCTGTCCACGGCGGCGGTCTACGGGCCCGGCCCGCACCGCGGCATCCCCGTCGACGGTGTCACCCCCGCCCCCGTGTCCGCGGCCAGCCGGACCCGGCTGGCCGCGGAGCGGATCGCGCTCGACGCGGGCGCCGTCGTCCTCCGCCCCGGTCTCGTCCTCGGCGCCGGGGACCGCTGGGTGGTGCCCGGACTGCGCGAACTGCTGCGGCGGGTCCCCGCCCGCTGGGACGGCGGGCGCGGACAGCTCTCCCTCGTCGCCGTCGAGGACCTGGCGCGGCTGATCACGGCCCTGGCCACGGCACCGGACGCCGTGCCGTCCGGGATCTTCCACGCCGGGCACCCGGTGCCGGTGCGCGGCGGCGACCTCCTGGCGAGGCTCGCCGAACTGGACGTACTGCCGTCGGTCACCGACGACTTGACCTGGGAGCAGTGCCTGCGACGGCTGAGGGAGGTGCCCGGCCGGATCAGCGAGCGCCAGTTCGCCCTGCTGGCGCTCGACCACTGGTACGAGAGCGAGGAGGTCTGGCGGCTCGCGGGATGCGCCGCGGGCCCCGGTCCGCTGGAGCGGCTGGCCGGTGCGGCGCCCTGGTACCGGGCCCACCTCGCGGTCGGCTGACCGGACCGCCGCACCGGCCTCGTACCACCGGCGAAGTCCCGGGCGGACCGGCGCAGTTGTGGGGAAGCCGGGTGGAAACCGGGGAAGTCGCGTCCAACTTGGCCAAGTCGTCGCGGAGCCGGGCACGGAAGGTGTCCGCGCAGTGAACCGGCGGTACGTTCGCAGGACCGGGGCCGGCGGCCTCCCGTCATCCACAGCGGCGCGAGCGGACGGGAGGCCCACGACGGGCCCCCTCCTCCGGCACCTGGCGCGCAGCACCGCTGTCCGGGCGGCCCGTGGAGTCAGTTCCCGTGATGAATACCGAGGTCAGGCCCATGGTCAAGCAGGTGAGAGCGGAGCGCACCCGCCAGGCGCTGATCGCGGCGGCGGCCATCGAGTTCGACCGGCACGGATACGCCGGCACCTCGCTGTCCGCCGTGCACCGGGCCTGCGGGATGACGATGGGCGCGCTCACCTTCCACTTCCGCGCCAAGGCGGACCTGGCGAGCGCGGTCTGCCAGGAGGCGGAGACCATCACCCGGGGGGCACTGACCCGGCTCACCCCGATGGGCGCCCTCCTGCCGGTCGTGGAGTTCACCCTCGTCGTGGCCCGGCTGCTGGACGAGGAGGTCACCGTCCGCGCGGCGGCCCGGCTGACCCAGGAGCGGGCCGTGCCCTCCCGCTGGCACACCGTCTGGCGGGCCGTCCTGCGCGACCTGGTGGCCCTCGCCCCCGAACCGCCGGGCCCCGGCTGCGGGCCCCGGCCGGAAGAACTGGAGCTGCTGGCCGTCTACCTGACGGCCGGTGCCGAGGCGGCGCTGCGGGAGGGCCGCACCGGCAAGGAGGTGCTCGCCCAACTGGAGTGCCTGTGGGCCCTGGTGCTCGTCACCGGCTCACCGCTCGCCACCGGCTCACCGCTCGCCACCGGCTCACCGCTCGCCACCGGCTCGCCCCCGCCGGCCGCCGACGAGTGTCCGGCGGCCGCCTCGCGCTCGCCCCTGCGCGACCCGGCCTGACCCCGCGCCCCATGATCCCCTGTCCCTCCACGAAAAGGCTCGATCCATGACTCGACGCTGTGCGCTCGTCACCGGTGGCTCCCGGGGCATCGGGGCCGCCGTCGCGACCGAACTCGCCGCCGCCGGGCACCGCGTGGCCGTGCACTGCCGCGCCGACTCCGCGGCCGCGCAGGACGTGCTCGACACCCTGCCCGGCACCGGCCACGTCCTGGTCACCGGCGATCTCGGCGCCCCCGGCGCGGCCCGGGAGATCGTCGACGCCGCGGTCGCCGGGCTCGGCACGGTCGACGTGCTCGTCAACAACGCGGGTGTGTACGCCGAACAGCCCGTCGCCACCACCTCCTACGAGGACTGGCAGGCCGACTGGCGGCGCCTGGTCGACGTCAACCTGCTGGGCCCGGCCGATCTGATCTGGTGCCTGGTCGACCATCTGCGGCACCGCCTCCAGGGACCGCAGGGCGCCTGCATCGTCAACGTCGGCTCGCGCGGCGCCTACCGGGGCGAACCCGACGCCCCCGCCTACGGAGCGACCAAGGCCGCCCTGCACGCGCTGACCCAGTCGCTCGCCCAGTCGCTGGGACCGCTCGGCATCGCGGTGACCGCCGTGGCGCCCGGGTTCGTGCGCACCGACCTCACCGAACCTGTGCTCGTCGGAGCCGTCGAGGAGGAGGTGCGCAGCCAGAGTCCGCTCGGCAGGATCGCCGTGCCCTCGGACGTCGCGGCCGCGGTGGCCTGGCTCAGCAGCGCCCGCGCCGAGTGGTGCAGCGGTGCCGTGCTCGACGTCAACGGCGCTTCCCACCTGCGCTGACCCACGCACCGTGCCCGACAGCCACCGACCACGAAACGGAGACCCCGTGCGCGCCTCAGTCCTCCAGATCGCCGTACGACCCGACGAACCGGCCGACGAGCGGCGGGCCCGCGTGTCCGAACTCGTCCGCCGGCAGCACACCAGCGACCTGGTGGTGCTGCCGGAACTGTGGACGGTCGGGGCGTTCGCCTTCGACGCGTTCGCCGAGCACGCCGAGCCGCTGGACGGCCCCACCGCCCGGGAGATGGGCGCGGCCGCGGCGGCGGCACAGGTGTGGCTGCACGCCGGGTCGATCATCGAACGCGGTCCGGCCGGCGAGTTGTACAACACCTCCCTGCTGTTCGGACCCGACGGCGGGCTGTCCCGCACGTACCGCAAGATCCACCGCTTCGGCTTCGACGGCGGCGAGGCCGCGCTGCTGGCCCGGGGCGAGGAGACCGTCACGGCCGTGCTGGACGGGGACGCCACCGCAGGGCTGACGGCGGGCCTCGCCACCTGCTACGACCTGCGTTTCCCCGAGCAGTTCCGGCTGCTGGTGGACGCCGGCGCCGAACTGCTCCTCGTCCCGGCCGGCTGGCCCGCCGCACGCCGTGCCCACTGGTCGCTGCTGGCCCGCGCCCGTGCCGTGGAGTCCCAGGCGTACGTCCTCGCCTGCGGTACGGCCGGCACGCACGCCGGCGTCGAACAGGCCGGCCACAGCGTGGTCGTCGACCCGTGGGGCGAGACGGTGGCCGAGGCGGGTCCGGGCGAGGAGACGCTCGTCGTGGACCTCGATCCGGCGCTCGTCGCGAAGACGCGGGCCGAGTTCCCCGTCCTGCGCGACCGGGTGCTCGGTGTGCCGGTGCCCCGCTGACGTGTGCCCCGCGACGGCAGGTGCCGTCCGCCCCGCGGCTGCCGGGCGGACGGCACCTGCCGTCCTCGTTCTCCCGCTCCACATCTCTTCCGGCAGCCCCTTGCGCCCGTCGCAGCAGCCGTGTAACACTCTTTCGCGAGGCAGTCTGTCCTCTTCCAGGAACACTCGCACTGCCGTAGCGCCGCCATCGAGCGGCGCTTTTTTGTTGCCCGGGTTCTCCCGTTCCTCCCGTTCCTTCTGTTTTTGCCGAGCTCCCCGAAGGTGAGGCGACCATGGCCGATCCGACTTCCCGACCCTCCCTCCCGGCGCAGTGCGCGTCGAACCGCTGTCGCCGCGCGGCCCGCTCCGGTGCCCTGCGGCGCAGGCCCGCCGAACCGGATGCCCGGCTGTGCGGACCGTGCGGGCGCGCCCTGGCCGCCGATCTGGCCGCCCTGCCCGCGCTGCACCGCGAGAGCGAGCAGCACCTGGTGCTCCCCGCCCGGCAGGGCGGCCTGGCCCGCGTCACCGGTCACCGCCCCGACCCCCCGCCCGTGAGCGACACGGCGCTGGAGGCCCGGCACGACGCCGTCGTACGCCTGGCCTCCTGGGCGCGGCTGGTGCTGGACGAGACGGGGACCGGCCGGCCGCCGGAGCGGACCGTGCCCGCGCTGGCCGCCTTCCTCGGCCGGCATGTGGGCCTGCTGGCCGCGCACCCCGCCGCGGGAGAGGCGGCCGACGAGATCGCCCGGGTGGCCACCGCCCTGCGGCTCGTGGTCGCACCTCCCAGGCCCGACCTCGTCCCGCTCGGCCGCTGCGTCGAACCGGGCTGCGAGGCCGAGGTGACGCTGCCCGAGCG
This genomic window contains:
- a CDS encoding ScbR family autoregulator-binding transcription factor, with protein sequence MARQRQERAERTRAALIRAAAEMFDQVGYHGAGLNAILRRAETTTGAMYFHFKSKEELARAVIVEQAAELKWPTGKQGLQQLIDVCQYLAVEMRSNVLFRAGVRLAVEQSEVNLLNYSIYDWWAEQFRTHLAEARDLGQLRPEVDEAAFAQVIVAAYTGTQIMSRLSSARGDLPERIESMLRCLLPALAPPEVVATLEFPENSGAPEVPQDADEAEETVS
- a CDS encoding NAD-dependent epimerase/dehydratase family protein, with product MRPLRVLLTGATGFVGGAVLNRLLRERADGRNLEVRALVRTPPAEQQAGVEWRPADLSDPASLDGAADGVDVLVHLAARVDGTQHECERTNIGGTRAVVGEARRAGVRRIVHLSTAAVYGPGPHRGIPVDGVTPAPVSAASRTRLAAERIALDAGAVVLRPGLVLGAGDRWVVPGLRELLRRVPARWDGGRGQLSLVAVEDLARLITALATAPDAVPSGIFHAGHPVPVRGGDLLARLAELDVLPSVTDDLTWEQCLRRLREVPGRISERQFALLALDHWYESEEVWRLAGCAAGPGPLERLAGAAPWYRAHLAVG
- a CDS encoding TetR family transcriptional regulator produces the protein MVKQVRAERTRQALIAAAAIEFDRHGYAGTSLSAVHRACGMTMGALTFHFRAKADLASAVCQEAETITRGALTRLTPMGALLPVVEFTLVVARLLDEEVTVRAAARLTQERAVPSRWHTVWRAVLRDLVALAPEPPGPGCGPRPEELELLAVYLTAGAEAALREGRTGKEVLAQLECLWALVLVTGSPLATGSPLATGSPLATGSPPPAADECPAAASRSPLRDPA
- a CDS encoding SDR family oxidoreductase, giving the protein MTRRCALVTGGSRGIGAAVATELAAAGHRVAVHCRADSAAAQDVLDTLPGTGHVLVTGDLGAPGAAREIVDAAVAGLGTVDVLVNNAGVYAEQPVATTSYEDWQADWRRLVDVNLLGPADLIWCLVDHLRHRLQGPQGACIVNVGSRGAYRGEPDAPAYGATKAALHALTQSLAQSLGPLGIAVTAVAPGFVRTDLTEPVLVGAVEEEVRSQSPLGRIAVPSDVAAAVAWLSSARAEWCSGAVLDVNGASHLR
- a CDS encoding carbon-nitrogen family hydrolase; protein product: MRASVLQIAVRPDEPADERRARVSELVRRQHTSDLVVLPELWTVGAFAFDAFAEHAEPLDGPTAREMGAAAAAAQVWLHAGSIIERGPAGELYNTSLLFGPDGGLSRTYRKIHRFGFDGGEAALLARGEETVTAVLDGDATAGLTAGLATCYDLRFPEQFRLLVDAGAELLLVPAGWPAARRAHWSLLARARAVESQAYVLACGTAGTHAGVEQAGHSVVVDPWGETVAEAGPGEETLVVDLDPALVAKTRAEFPVLRDRVLGVPVPR